Proteins co-encoded in one Opitutus terrae PB90-1 genomic window:
- a CDS encoding aldehyde dehydrogenase (NADP(+)) — MILHGKSLIAGQPGQAGGPIFWTVNPATGHRLTPDFHSASAAEVDRALHESAAAFADYSTRPPAERAAFLDAIATAIEAVGDELLQRAHQETGLPLARITGERARTCGQLRLFANLVREGSWVDARIDPALPQRQPLPRPDLRRMLTPLGPVVVFGSSNFPLAFSVAGGDTASAFAAGCTVVVKAHRAHAGTAELVGGAITQAAVACGLPPGVFSMIHGEGATAGVAMVKHPATAAVGFTGSRTAGRALFDAAAARPHPIPVFAEMSSLNPVFLLPRAVHERGTEIAQGLLSSFTLGVGQFCTKPGLVFALRSPETDAFIEKFGELVREAPCGVMLTSGIREAFLKNRTKVTSVVGVLPLIESSKTADPSHTESQPSFAVSRGRRFLEHPELATEAFGPFTLIVIAETEDELKACAASLEGQLTATVHGTPADLEHARPLLATLEQKAGRLLINSFPTGVEVSPAMNHGGPYPATTDVRFTSVGTAAIYRFARPVCYQGFPDALLPLALQDANPLGLLRLVDGKHTRDAVQRV; from the coding sequence ATGATTCTCCACGGAAAAAGCCTCATCGCCGGGCAGCCCGGCCAAGCCGGCGGCCCGATCTTCTGGACCGTCAATCCCGCCACGGGCCACCGACTCACGCCCGATTTTCACTCGGCCTCGGCCGCCGAGGTCGATCGCGCGCTGCACGAATCCGCCGCCGCGTTCGCCGACTACTCGACGCGCCCGCCCGCCGAGCGCGCCGCCTTCCTCGACGCGATCGCCACCGCGATCGAGGCGGTCGGCGACGAATTGCTGCAGCGCGCGCATCAGGAAACCGGCCTGCCGCTCGCGCGGATCACCGGCGAACGCGCACGCACCTGCGGCCAGCTGCGATTGTTCGCCAACCTCGTGCGCGAAGGCTCCTGGGTCGACGCGCGCATCGATCCGGCGCTGCCGCAGCGTCAGCCGCTGCCCCGCCCGGATCTCCGGCGAATGCTTACGCCGCTGGGCCCCGTGGTCGTTTTCGGCTCGAGCAACTTCCCACTCGCGTTCTCCGTGGCCGGTGGTGACACGGCATCTGCCTTCGCGGCTGGCTGCACCGTCGTCGTGAAAGCGCACCGCGCGCACGCGGGCACCGCCGAGCTCGTCGGCGGCGCGATCACGCAGGCCGCCGTCGCCTGTGGGCTGCCGCCCGGCGTGTTCTCGATGATCCACGGCGAAGGCGCCACGGCCGGCGTCGCGATGGTGAAACATCCCGCGACCGCGGCGGTGGGCTTCACCGGCTCGCGCACGGCGGGACGCGCGCTCTTCGATGCCGCGGCGGCGCGGCCGCATCCGATTCCGGTGTTCGCCGAGATGAGCAGCCTGAATCCCGTGTTCCTGCTGCCGCGCGCCGTGCACGAGCGCGGCACGGAAATCGCGCAGGGGCTGCTCAGCTCGTTCACGCTCGGCGTCGGTCAATTCTGCACCAAGCCCGGACTCGTCTTCGCGCTGCGCAGCCCGGAAACCGATGCCTTCATCGAAAAGTTCGGCGAACTCGTCCGTGAAGCGCCGTGCGGAGTGATGCTCACCAGCGGCATCCGCGAAGCGTTTCTCAAGAACCGCACCAAGGTCACGTCGGTCGTCGGCGTGCTGCCACTCATCGAATCGAGCAAAACGGCCGATCCATCGCACACGGAATCGCAGCCGAGCTTTGCCGTCTCCCGCGGCCGCCGGTTTCTCGAACACCCCGAGCTCGCCACCGAGGCGTTCGGGCCCTTCACCCTGATCGTGATCGCCGAAACCGAGGACGAGTTGAAAGCGTGCGCAGCCTCACTCGAAGGTCAGCTCACGGCGACAGTCCACGGCACGCCCGCCGATCTCGAGCACGCGCGTCCTCTGCTCGCGACGCTCGAACAAAAAGCCGGCCGGCTGCTCATCAACAGCTTTCCCACCGGCGTCGAGGTTTCGCCCGCGATGAACCACGGCGGTCCGTATCCCGCCACCACCGATGTCCGTTTTACGTCCGTGGGCACTGCGGCGATTTATCGGTTCGCGCGGCCGGTTTGCTACCAGGGCTTCCCGGACGCGCTGCTGCCACTCGCGCTGCAGGACGCGAACCCGCTCGGCCTGCTTCGGCTTGTCGACGGCAAACATACTCGCGACGCCGTGCAGCGGGTCTAG
- a CDS encoding fumarylacetoacetate hydrolase family protein, producing the protein MHRLYSTQHGFIVHSGGRFVRLPDSFDLDALFASPEPHALLAEALRSAQPASEPALEALRPPLQSQEIWAAGVTYLRSMTARMEEAKNAGGGTFYDRVYAAERPELFFKATPHRTVGSGGKVRIRSDSKWNVPEPELTLAISARGRIFGYTAGNDMSSRDIEGENPLYLPQAKVYLGSAAIGPCLVVSPELPSPDTAILLEIRRGGVPVFSGETTIGRIMRPLPSLADWLFREQSFPHGCYLMTGTGIVPPDSFTLRSGDEVRIAIPPVGTLFNTIA; encoded by the coding sequence ATGCACCGTCTCTATTCCACCCAACACGGCTTCATCGTGCACAGCGGCGGCCGGTTTGTCCGGCTGCCCGATTCCTTCGATCTCGACGCGTTGTTCGCTTCGCCCGAGCCCCATGCGTTGCTCGCCGAAGCACTCCGCTCGGCGCAACCCGCCTCCGAGCCCGCGCTGGAAGCGCTGCGGCCGCCGCTGCAAAGCCAGGAGATCTGGGCGGCTGGCGTGACCTACTTGCGCAGCATGACCGCGCGCATGGAAGAAGCGAAGAACGCTGGCGGCGGCACGTTCTACGACCGCGTCTACGCCGCCGAGCGTCCCGAGTTGTTCTTCAAGGCCACGCCGCATCGCACCGTCGGCAGCGGCGGCAAGGTCCGCATCCGCTCCGATTCGAAATGGAACGTCCCCGAACCCGAGCTCACGCTCGCCATCAGCGCGCGTGGTCGGATCTTCGGCTACACCGCAGGCAACGACATGAGCTCGCGCGACATCGAAGGCGAAAATCCGCTCTACCTGCCGCAGGCCAAGGTCTACCTCGGCAGCGCCGCCATCGGTCCGTGCCTCGTCGTCTCGCCCGAACTACCCTCGCCCGACACGGCCATCCTGCTCGAAATCCGCCGCGGCGGCGTGCCGGTTTTTTCGGGCGAAACCACCATCGGCCGGATCATGCGTCCGCTGCCATCGCTTGCCGATTGGCTGTTCCGTGAGCAGTCTTTCCCGCACGGATGCTATTTGATGACGGGCACCGGCATCGTCCCGCCCGATTCGTTCACCTTGCGCAGTGGCGACGAGGTGCGGATCGCAATTCCGCCCGTCGGTACGCTCTTCAACACCATCGCCTGA
- a CDS encoding MFS transporter, protein MFSPSGAAGSPAATPPTRARYWVVVFAITLAVIQYIDRVCISQAAPSVSSALDLSKEQMGWVFSAFTLAYALFEIPTGYWGDRNGPRRVLLRVVLWWSFFTAATGWVWNWSSLVVTRFLFGAGEAGCFPNLTKAFEAWLPTRERIRAQGIMWMSARWGGAVTPYLVFLVLSVMNWRLAFLVFGLLGVVWAILFARWFRDNPREHPSVNAAEAALLPERPASSHFAVPWRKLITAPSVWCVCGQYFACSYAWYFFITWFPTYLLEVHKFDLKSSALLAGLPLLLGGAGCFLAGALVPRFTRRFGHGGLIRRLFGVVGQGGAALCLIAATFFSQPLLAVTAIALASFSNDLSIPCSWTTCMDVGGRYVGTLSGMMNMVGNIGGFLSPIVLGYIVGRTGDWNLTFYVTAAVYLLGALCWWLIDPVTPLELSEESAA, encoded by the coding sequence ATGTTTTCCCCTTCCGGCGCCGCCGGCAGCCCTGCGGCTACTCCCCCCACCCGCGCCCGCTACTGGGTCGTCGTTTTCGCGATCACCCTGGCGGTCATCCAATACATCGACCGCGTCTGCATTTCCCAGGCGGCGCCCTCGGTCTCGTCCGCGCTCGACCTGAGCAAGGAGCAAATGGGCTGGGTCTTCAGCGCCTTCACGCTCGCTTACGCGCTGTTCGAGATTCCCACCGGCTACTGGGGCGATCGCAACGGCCCGCGCCGCGTCCTGCTGCGCGTCGTGCTGTGGTGGTCGTTCTTCACCGCCGCCACCGGTTGGGTGTGGAATTGGAGCTCGCTCGTGGTGACCCGTTTCCTTTTCGGCGCCGGCGAAGCCGGTTGTTTTCCCAATCTCACGAAAGCCTTCGAAGCGTGGCTCCCGACGCGCGAACGCATCCGCGCGCAAGGCATCATGTGGATGAGCGCGCGCTGGGGCGGCGCGGTCACGCCCTATCTCGTTTTTCTCGTCCTGAGCGTGATGAACTGGCGGCTGGCGTTCCTGGTGTTTGGTCTGCTCGGTGTCGTCTGGGCCATTCTGTTTGCCCGCTGGTTCCGCGACAACCCGCGCGAACATCCTTCGGTCAATGCCGCCGAGGCGGCGCTGCTGCCCGAGCGGCCCGCGAGTTCGCACTTCGCGGTGCCGTGGCGGAAGCTCATCACCGCGCCTTCCGTGTGGTGCGTCTGCGGCCAGTATTTCGCCTGCAGCTACGCGTGGTACTTCTTCATCACGTGGTTTCCCACCTACCTGCTGGAGGTGCATAAGTTCGATCTGAAGAGCAGCGCGCTCCTCGCCGGTTTGCCGCTGTTGCTGGGTGGCGCCGGCTGCTTCCTCGCGGGCGCCCTCGTGCCGCGGTTCACGCGCCGCTTCGGCCACGGCGGATTGATCCGGCGGCTCTTCGGCGTCGTCGGCCAGGGCGGCGCGGCGTTGTGCCTGATCGCAGCGACGTTCTTCAGCCAACCGCTGCTCGCCGTCACCGCCATCGCGCTCGCGAGCTTTTCCAACGATCTCAGCATCCCGTGCTCCTGGACCACGTGCATGGATGTCGGTGGCCGCTACGTCGGCACACTCTCCGGGATGATGAACATGGTCGGAAACATCGGCGGGTTCCTTTCCCCCATCGTGCTCGGCTACATCGTTGGCCGCACGGGCGACTGGAATCTCACCTTCTACGTCACCGCCGCCGTTTACTTGCTCGGCGCGCTGTGCTGGTGGTTGATCGACCCGGTCACTCCGCTCGAGCTCTCTGAAGAATCCGCAGCCTGA
- a CDS encoding putative manganese-dependent inorganic diphosphatase has protein sequence MTSASSSSAQNPIFVVGHRNPDADSICSAIAYAAFKEMRGERGYIAARCGNSNARIDTILSRFQQPLPLYLSDVSPRVRDLMVKDVLALDEHATCAEALGVFDRHDIRVLPVTGAGRQIVGTISLSTLGSVFIPRLTEPKRLRLVRTSLANIARTLDAETLHVVAPQKIEEFYLRLGTMDISSFWSISIQENIPAENSIVIVGDRRDVQRRSIELGVRAIVITSKLGIDDETLALARARGTSILISPYDSATTSWVVRTASMLDRVVERNFIAIDADMRIADVRKKFASGAPHALLVTTDRGQLEGILTKTDVLRPTQTRLVLVDHNEMSQAVPGADEVTITEIIDHHRLGALNTPQPILFLNEPVGSTCTIIADLFRRDGLRPSPAIAGIMMSGLISDTLHLHGPTTTAKDADILAWLAEISGVNSGELADQIFNSGSVILANPPETVVRSDHKIYEEAGVRFAVAQVEELGFGNFWQHAKPLAAALQELRNEEDLLFAALLVTDINTQNSLLLVKGDSQFIARISYTHVEQDEIFDLPGVVSRKKQLIPYLTSVLKEMVADGTLPTLAVASGRR, from the coding sequence ATGACGTCCGCTTCTTCCTCTTCCGCCCAAAACCCGATTTTCGTGGTCGGCCATCGCAATCCCGATGCCGACTCGATCTGCTCCGCGATCGCTTACGCGGCCTTCAAGGAGATGCGCGGTGAACGCGGCTACATCGCCGCCCGGTGCGGCAATTCGAACGCGCGCATCGACACGATCCTGTCCCGTTTCCAACAACCGCTGCCGCTCTACCTCAGCGATGTCAGCCCGCGCGTGCGCGATCTGATGGTCAAGGACGTGCTCGCGCTCGACGAGCACGCCACCTGCGCCGAAGCGCTGGGGGTCTTCGATCGCCACGACATTCGCGTGCTGCCGGTCACGGGCGCCGGCCGGCAAATCGTGGGCACAATCTCGTTGTCGACCCTCGGCAGCGTGTTCATCCCGCGCTTAACTGAGCCGAAACGACTCCGGCTCGTTCGCACCTCGCTCGCCAACATCGCGCGCACGCTCGACGCCGAGACGCTGCATGTCGTCGCCCCGCAGAAAATCGAAGAGTTTTACCTGCGCCTGGGCACGATGGACATCAGCTCCTTCTGGAGCATTTCGATCCAGGAAAACATCCCCGCCGAAAACTCGATCGTGATCGTCGGCGACCGCCGCGACGTGCAACGCCGCTCGATCGAGCTTGGCGTCCGCGCGATCGTCATCACCAGCAAGCTCGGCATCGATGACGAGACCCTCGCGCTCGCCCGCGCCCGCGGCACCAGCATCCTTATCAGCCCTTACGATTCCGCCACGACGTCGTGGGTCGTGCGCACCGCCTCGATGCTCGACCGCGTGGTCGAGCGGAACTTCATCGCCATCGACGCCGATATGCGGATCGCCGACGTGCGGAAAAAATTCGCCTCCGGCGCGCCGCACGCGCTGCTCGTCACCACGGATCGCGGCCAGTTGGAGGGCATTCTCACGAAGACCGACGTGCTGCGTCCGACACAGACTCGGCTCGTGCTGGTCGATCACAACGAGATGTCGCAAGCCGTGCCCGGCGCCGACGAGGTCACTATCACGGAAATCATCGATCACCACCGGCTCGGCGCGCTCAATACGCCGCAGCCGATCCTCTTCCTGAACGAGCCCGTCGGCTCGACGTGCACCATCATCGCCGATCTGTTTCGCCGCGATGGTCTCCGTCCCTCGCCCGCCATCGCTGGCATCATGATGTCAGGACTGATTTCCGACACGCTTCACCTCCACGGCCCGACCACCACCGCCAAGGACGCGGATATCCTCGCCTGGCTGGCGGAGATCTCCGGGGTCAACTCCGGTGAACTGGCCGACCAGATCTTCAATTCTGGCTCGGTGATCCTCGCGAATCCGCCGGAGACCGTCGTGCGCTCCGATCACAAGATCTACGAGGAGGCCGGGGTGCGTTTCGCCGTCGCGCAGGTGGAGGAACTCGGGTTCGGCAATTTCTGGCAGCACGCGAAACCTCTCGCCGCCGCGCTGCAGGAGCTGCGGAACGAAGAGGATCTGCTCTTCGCCGCGCTGCTTGTTACCGACATCAACACCCAAAACTCACTGCTGCTCGTCAAAGGCGATTCGCAGTTCATCGCGCGAATCTCCTATACCCACGTCGAGCAGGACGAGATTTTCGATCTGCCAGGTGTGGTCAGCCGCAAGAAGCAGCTGATCCCTTATCTCACGAGCGTCCTCAAGGAAATGGTCGCCGACGGCACTCTGCCCACACTCGCTGTCGCTTCCGGGCGGAGGTAG
- a CDS encoding type II secretion system protein has protein sequence MRAPPRRPACAGFTLIELLTVIAIIGILAAILIPTVGSVRERAQRAVDGNNLREITKAAMIYAGDNNDRLPDPATLTTLSGGGPVHRWPGALAKNNVLSEPSFYLAKNDPLFNGTYPPAILTPTVAARNQLDPDFVAATLAWEFVGGLRMSDPPTTPVAFTRGLQPSGRWDINSGVYRDTGGFVAYLGGSVVFYTSTAEAFTSPTSGRKVTDIRNAIPAHARIYATPTPAGPTIGTLNGTAAVADN, from the coding sequence ATGCGTGCACCACCCCGTCGTCCGGCTTGCGCGGGCTTCACGTTGATCGAGCTCCTGACGGTCATCGCGATCATCGGTATTCTCGCCGCGATTCTGATTCCGACCGTTGGTTCCGTGCGCGAACGCGCGCAGCGTGCGGTCGATGGCAACAATCTCCGCGAGATCACCAAGGCCGCCATGATCTATGCCGGGGACAACAACGACCGGCTGCCCGATCCCGCCACGCTCACGACGCTCTCCGGCGGCGGTCCCGTCCATCGCTGGCCCGGCGCACTCGCAAAAAACAACGTGCTGAGTGAGCCGAGCTTCTACCTCGCGAAAAACGACCCGCTCTTCAACGGCACCTACCCGCCCGCGATCCTGACGCCCACCGTCGCCGCCCGCAACCAACTCGATCCCGATTTCGTGGCGGCGACGCTCGCGTGGGAATTCGTCGGCGGGCTGCGCATGAGCGATCCGCCCACCACGCCGGTCGCCTTCACGCGCGGGCTGCAGCCGTCGGGGCGATGGGACATCAACAGCGGCGTGTATCGCGATACCGGCGGCTTCGTGGCTTATCTGGGCGGGAGCGTGGTGTTCTATACCTCGACGGCCGAGGCCTTCACTTCGCCCACGAGTGGCCGGAAGGTGACGGATATTCGCAACGCCATTCCCGCCCACGCCCGCATCTACGCGACGCCGACCCCAGCCGGCCCGACCATCGGCACCCTGAACGGTACCGCCGCGGTCGCCGACAACTGA
- the ilvE gene encoding branched-chain-amino-acid transaminase: protein MKIYLDGKFVDEADAKISVFDHGLLYGDGVFEGIRLYGGNVFRLEEHLERLEYSAKAILLKIPLNRKELAEATCETCRQNGLKDAYIRLVVTRGVGDLGLAPWLCPKPSLFIIASKISLYPPEHYEKGLSIVTVPTRRINPAALPSTVKSLNYLNNILGKIEARQFGALEAIMLNDQGYIAECTADNIFIVHQGEIITPAASQGALRGITRGAIFDVAKELGVPLREADLTRYDVWCADECFLTGTGAEVVPVVKLDGREIGTGHPGPITQQVLASFRRRVLVEGARI from the coding sequence ATGAAGATTTACCTCGACGGCAAATTCGTGGACGAAGCCGATGCGAAGATCTCCGTGTTCGACCACGGTTTGCTGTATGGCGACGGCGTTTTCGAGGGAATCCGGCTCTACGGCGGCAATGTCTTCCGGCTGGAGGAACATCTGGAGCGTTTGGAGTATTCAGCCAAGGCGATCCTCCTGAAGATTCCGCTGAATCGGAAAGAACTGGCCGAGGCGACCTGCGAGACGTGCCGGCAGAACGGGCTCAAGGACGCGTATATCCGGCTCGTGGTCACCCGTGGCGTGGGCGATTTGGGACTCGCCCCGTGGCTCTGTCCGAAGCCGTCCCTCTTCATCATCGCGAGCAAGATCTCGCTTTATCCGCCGGAGCATTACGAGAAGGGGCTCAGCATCGTCACCGTGCCGACCCGCCGGATCAATCCGGCGGCGCTGCCCTCGACGGTGAAGTCGCTGAACTATCTCAACAACATCCTCGGCAAGATCGAGGCGCGGCAATTTGGCGCGCTCGAGGCGATCATGCTCAACGATCAGGGCTACATCGCCGAGTGCACCGCGGACAACATCTTCATCGTGCACCAGGGCGAGATCATCACGCCGGCGGCTTCGCAGGGCGCACTGCGCGGTATCACGCGCGGCGCGATCTTCGACGTGGCGAAGGAACTCGGCGTGCCGCTGCGCGAAGCGGATCTGACGCGCTACGACGTGTGGTGTGCCGACGAGTGCTTCCTGACCGGCACCGGCGCGGAGGTGGTGCCGGTGGTGAAGCTGGATGGTCGCGAGATCGGCACCGGTCACCCGGGGCCGATCACGCAGCAGGTGCTGGCGTCGTTCCGTCGACGCGTGCTGGTCGAGGGCGCGCGGATCTGA